A genomic segment from Fervidobacterium gondwanense DSM 13020 encodes:
- a CDS encoding carbohydrate ABC transporter permease, whose protein sequence is MDSRNDKKNISIVVSYVVLIAYAIATLFPFTWAILVSLTPITYFDESGNEKGVNIFDWPPKIRLFPKPSAFGAPLTFQNYKLIFEVVPLYRKWLWNTIVYAGLLTMGNILLNSLGGYAFARLNFPLKNFWFTMFLATMMVPGQVTLIPQYNLLVKYGLVNTYTGLFLPKLTNIFGLFLMRQFFLNFPKELEEAARIDGSGILRTYFKIVLPNALPAVSALAIYTFLGAWNDFQWPLIILSRKEMYTLTLGLNFFKTSYYTYWQYMMAASIFMTIPMIIIFLSFQRYFIETGKAVAVKG, encoded by the coding sequence ATGGACAGTAGAAATGACAAGAAGAATATATCAATCGTAGTATCATACGTTGTACTTATAGCATACGCAATAGCTACGCTCTTCCCATTTACTTGGGCTATCCTTGTTTCACTTACGCCAATTACATACTTTGATGAAAGCGGAAATGAAAAGGGCGTAAATATCTTTGATTGGCCACCGAAAATAAGACTCTTCCCAAAACCATCTGCGTTTGGTGCGCCACTTACGTTTCAGAATTACAAGTTGATCTTCGAAGTTGTTCCGCTTTACAGAAAGTGGCTGTGGAATACCATAGTCTACGCTGGGCTCTTGACGATGGGAAATATACTGCTAAATTCTCTTGGTGGTTATGCGTTCGCTCGGTTGAATTTTCCGCTTAAAAACTTCTGGTTCACGATGTTCCTTGCAACAATGATGGTCCCAGGGCAAGTAACGCTTATTCCTCAGTACAACTTGCTTGTCAAATACGGTTTGGTGAACACTTACACTGGACTCTTCCTTCCAAAGCTCACAAACATATTTGGCTTGTTCTTGATGAGGCAATTTTTCTTAAACTTTCCAAAAGAACTTGAAGAAGCTGCTAGGATAGATGGTTCGGGTATTTTGAGAACATACTTCAAGATAGTTTTACCGAACGCACTCCCAGCTGTCAGTGCACTTGCCATTTACACGTTCCTCGGAGCCTGGAACGACTTTCAGTGGCCATTGATAATACTCAGCAGGAAAGAGATGTACACACTTACTCTCGGATTGAACTTCTTCAAAACATCTTACTACACTTACTGGCAATACATGATGGCTGCATCGATATTCATGACTATACCGATGATAATAATATTCCTCTCATTCCAGAGGTACTTCATCGAAACAGGAAAAGCGGTAGCTGTGAAGGGATAA
- a CDS encoding carbohydrate ABC transporter permease translates to MKYRTKEAIVGYLFSLPVILTVLVFTIYPIIAAFYYSLTDYQPLEARKFTYVFNPYDALEIHTGVLREEAKSYSVDELLNYFDPVTFVEIDVGVKLSDEEKELIKKNLDSLNLLADYREGRLPKEIKISDFMRRYMRNDSNRFTRYRPKFVGIQNFKDMFKDMYFYTSFWNAFLYSIIVVPIQTLLAIILAVAANSKIRGVNFFKSVFFLPAITSSAALSMIFWLIYSKPGILNKILLSLFGRFKFEPIDYLNEPNIALFAIMAMNIWSTAGYFMVTFLAGLQDIPSSIYEAAKIDGANGWQTFWKITVPLLRPQIVFVSIMGTIGCMQVFDQIYFLIRNLRNITISFYIYKNAFEYGKMGYASALAVVLFAVILTLSLIQRKVIKEEY, encoded by the coding sequence GTGAAGTACAGGACAAAAGAAGCTATTGTGGGTTATCTGTTTTCTCTGCCAGTAATATTAACAGTTCTTGTGTTCACAATATATCCAATAATCGCTGCATTCTATTATAGCTTGACAGATTACCAGCCTCTAGAAGCGAGAAAGTTCACATATGTTTTTAATCCGTACGATGCACTCGAGATTCATACAGGTGTTTTGCGTGAAGAAGCGAAAAGTTATTCGGTTGATGAACTTCTGAACTACTTCGACCCCGTTACATTTGTTGAAATCGACGTTGGTGTTAAGTTGAGTGATGAAGAGAAAGAATTGATAAAGAAAAACTTGGATTCACTTAATCTGCTGGCTGACTACAGAGAAGGACGCTTGCCTAAGGAAATTAAAATCTCAGACTTCATGAGGCGCTACATGAGAAATGATTCTAATCGCTTTACGCGATACAGACCGAAGTTTGTCGGAATCCAAAATTTCAAAGACATGTTTAAGGATATGTACTTTTACACATCCTTTTGGAATGCATTTCTATATTCAATCATCGTAGTTCCAATCCAAACTTTGCTTGCAATAATTCTTGCCGTTGCGGCAAATTCTAAGATACGGGGCGTTAACTTCTTCAAGTCCGTTTTCTTCTTGCCGGCGATAACTTCTTCAGCGGCGCTTTCAATGATTTTCTGGCTCATTTACTCAAAGCCGGGAATTTTGAACAAAATACTTCTTTCGCTTTTTGGAAGATTTAAATTTGAGCCGATAGATTACCTCAATGAACCGAATATAGCACTCTTTGCGATAATGGCGATGAACATATGGTCTACAGCAGGCTACTTCATGGTCACATTCCTTGCCGGATTGCAAGATATTCCATCAAGTATCTATGAAGCAGCGAAAATTGACGGTGCGAACGGTTGGCAAACTTTCTGGAAGATCACAGTTCCGCTGTTGAGACCTCAAATAGTCTTCGTTTCCATAATGGGAACAATAGGATGTATGCAGGTATTCGACCAGATATATTTCCTGATAAGAAATTTAAGAAACATAACGATTTCGTTCTACATATACAAAAATGCATTTGAATACGGAAAGATGGGCTATGCATCAGCTCTTGCGGTTGTGCTCTTTGCTGTGATTTTGACGCTTTCGCTGATTCAAAGAAAAGTCATCAAAGAAGAATACTGA
- a CDS encoding ABC transporter substrate-binding protein: MRKLLVVLLTVLTTLSIFAASKITISGWPGNPIEEGAIKKAVDTFNTTVGKQKGIEVVWEPIAGDYKQVLMTRLSGGTGPDIFYVDVYVFEELAKANVLLPLDTYVKRDNFDLNDFYTSLVDAFKYQNRLYGIAKDFSTLAVWFNKEIFDKYKVPHLTNDETWDSFLKKLQQLKAAGYETPLALAPDFNRVIPFIISFGGRLVKPDLSTALGEPNSKKALQFYIDLVTKHKVAKEPSALGSGWLGEAIATEKCAVVMEGPWTIGFMKGSFPDTFKKMGIVEMPKGIKKATMIYTVAWSINRATPNKDAAWEVLKFLVTEGQQIFVDGAGVLASRKSIAAKDTDPVKKVFYKGAEYGVPWKVPTPTGLFATANDQINSLLKDLFYSKITVDDAVKTIETNYNKWIGK; encoded by the coding sequence ATGAGGAAGTTACTCGTGGTACTTTTGACGGTTTTGACAACACTTTCGATCTTCGCAGCATCGAAGATCACTATCAGTGGTTGGCCCGGCAACCCAATCGAAGAGGGAGCTATCAAAAAGGCAGTTGATACTTTCAACACAACGGTAGGAAAACAGAAAGGTATCGAAGTCGTTTGGGAACCTATCGCTGGAGATTACAAGCAAGTTCTTATGACAAGACTTTCCGGTGGAACAGGACCAGATATCTTCTACGTTGATGTTTATGTTTTCGAAGAACTAGCAAAGGCAAACGTGCTTTTGCCACTTGACACATATGTCAAGAGAGACAATTTCGACCTCAACGACTTCTACACATCGCTTGTCGATGCTTTCAAGTACCAGAACAGACTATACGGAATTGCGAAAGACTTCTCGACGTTGGCAGTTTGGTTCAACAAAGAGATATTCGATAAATACAAAGTCCCACATCTCACCAACGATGAGACATGGGACTCCTTCCTCAAGAAACTCCAACAGCTAAAAGCAGCAGGTTACGAAACCCCTCTGGCTCTCGCACCAGATTTTAACAGGGTCATACCATTTATTATAAGCTTCGGTGGAAGACTTGTAAAGCCAGACCTCTCAACAGCTCTTGGAGAACCAAATTCAAAGAAAGCACTGCAATTCTACATTGACCTCGTAACAAAACACAAGGTTGCGAAAGAACCATCAGCACTTGGTTCAGGATGGCTTGGTGAAGCTATAGCAACAGAAAAATGTGCAGTTGTTATGGAAGGTCCATGGACAATAGGCTTCATGAAAGGCTCATTCCCAGATACGTTCAAGAAGATGGGCATCGTTGAAATGCCGAAAGGTATCAAGAAGGCAACGATGATTTACACAGTAGCGTGGTCAATCAACAGAGCAACTCCAAACAAAGATGCAGCATGGGAAGTTTTGAAGTTCCTCGTTACGGAAGGTCAACAGATATTCGTTGACGGCGCAGGTGTGCTTGCGTCAAGAAAATCAATCGCGGCGAAAGATACAGATCCAGTAAAGAAAGTCTTCTACAAAGGTGCCGAATACGGTGTGCCTTGGAAAGTTCCAACACCAACCGGATTGTTCGCAACAGCAAACGATCAGATTAACTCACTCCTTAAAGACCTCTTCTACTCAAAGATAACAGTTGATGATGCAGTAAAGACGATAGAAACAAACTACAACAAATGGATAGGCAAGTAA
- a CDS encoding LacI family DNA-binding transcriptional regulator has translation MDIKELANLCGVSVATVSRVFNEPEKVRESTRELVLSMAKKYGYSPHSVAKSLRKRFTGLFLLAVLSEVERVFEDSYTSKFLKGAVGYFSENNLKLVVDVVNPNKTNVIEYYRSLVLSKMIDGVILMDLKDDDERVELLNELQFPYVCVGRNNRNNFIYVDSDNYNGGYIAAEHFLSLRRKKLLFVGGDPTLPFERDRRNGFFDGCKGHGDITIVEEYGYYDEKKVKEILEIYQGKFDGIFCTSDVMAYAALRFCERNGIDVPIVGFDNIHLSEIANLTTVDQHIEVVGTKAAEKLYRLSRGQKVDSELISTELIVRGTKRFLIP, from the coding sequence ATGGACATCAAAGAATTGGCGAATTTATGTGGAGTTTCAGTTGCAACTGTATCAAGAGTTTTCAATGAGCCTGAGAAGGTAAGAGAATCTACAAGAGAACTGGTGCTTTCGATGGCGAAGAAGTATGGATATTCTCCTCATTCAGTTGCGAAATCTCTTCGCAAGAGATTCACTGGGCTTTTCTTACTTGCAGTTCTGAGTGAAGTTGAGAGAGTTTTTGAAGATTCGTACACTTCTAAGTTCCTCAAAGGCGCTGTCGGATATTTCTCAGAGAACAATCTAAAGCTGGTGGTTGACGTTGTCAACCCAAACAAAACGAATGTTATTGAGTACTACAGAAGCCTTGTGCTCTCTAAAATGATAGATGGAGTTATATTGATGGATTTGAAGGACGATGACGAGCGTGTTGAATTGTTAAATGAGTTGCAGTTTCCTTATGTATGCGTTGGACGGAACAATAGGAACAATTTCATCTATGTCGATTCTGATAACTACAACGGAGGTTACATAGCAGCAGAACACTTCTTGTCTCTTAGGAGAAAAAAGTTGTTGTTTGTAGGAGGTGATCCAACTCTCCCGTTTGAAAGGGATAGAAGGAATGGTTTCTTTGATGGTTGTAAAGGACACGGCGACATAACAATAGTTGAGGAATACGGATATTATGATGAAAAGAAAGTAAAAGAGATACTTGAGATTTATCAGGGAAAATTTGATGGAATTTTCTGCACATCTGATGTTATGGCGTATGCAGCACTGAGATTCTGTGAAAGGAACGGGATAGATGTTCCAATTGTTGGTTTCGACAATATACATCTTTCAGAGATCGCGAACCTGACAACCGTAGACCAGCACATAGAAGTTGTCGGTACTAAGGCAGCTGAGAAGCTCTACAGATTATCAAGAGGACAAAAGGTAGATTCAGAGCTAATTAGCACAGAGTTAATTGTTCGTGGAACCAAGAGGTTCCTTATTCCATAA
- the glpX gene encoding class II fructose-bisphosphatase, with translation MEKEITLELVRVTEAAALMASRYLGRGDKEIVDQKASDAMRGMLDYIEMRGTVVLGEGEKDKAPMLYIGEQVGRWEEEDPELDIAVDPIDGTRLVAYGLPNAISVIAATEKGGIEYLPTYYSYKLAVGPELAGKLDINATIRENLRVAAAILGMEISELTCVVLNRDRHREIIDEIRRVGARIKLISDGDIAAAIATALPESNVNIYIGIGGSPEALLAAAALKSLGGEIQVKLWPIDENERLKLAEQGYDTEKVYKTDDLIKSDNVIFAATGVTDGDMLKGVKFYKNIAITESIVMRSRTRTIRRIIAQHNLNYKTIPLKSSGEIRYINGIRK, from the coding sequence ATGGAGAAGGAAATTACCTTGGAACTTGTGCGTGTTACAGAAGCTGCTGCTTTGATGGCAAGCAGATATCTTGGACGTGGCGATAAAGAAATCGTTGATCAAAAGGCATCTGATGCGATGCGCGGTATGCTGGATTATATCGAAATGAGAGGTACTGTTGTCCTCGGGGAAGGTGAGAAAGACAAAGCCCCGATGTTGTATATAGGTGAACAAGTCGGTAGATGGGAAGAGGAGGATCCGGAACTCGATATCGCTGTTGACCCGATCGACGGAACAAGACTCGTTGCATATGGACTTCCCAATGCCATAAGCGTCATTGCAGCAACGGAAAAGGGTGGTATTGAGTATCTTCCAACGTACTATTCATACAAACTCGCAGTTGGTCCAGAGCTTGCCGGGAAGCTCGATATAAATGCAACAATCAGGGAAAATCTTAGAGTAGCTGCAGCAATCTTAGGTATGGAAATATCAGAATTAACTTGTGTTGTACTTAATAGAGATAGACACAGAGAAATAATCGATGAAATCAGAAGGGTCGGAGCAAGGATAAAGCTCATAAGCGATGGCGACATAGCAGCGGCAATTGCAACAGCTCTTCCTGAAAGTAACGTCAACATATACATTGGAATAGGTGGTTCACCAGAAGCGCTCCTTGCAGCAGCCGCGTTAAAATCGCTCGGTGGAGAAATACAAGTTAAACTATGGCCTATTGATGAAAATGAAAGGCTGAAACTCGCAGAACAAGGATACGACACTGAAAAAGTTTACAAAACAGATGATTTGATAAAAAGCGATAACGTAATATTTGCAGCAACCGGCGTGACAGATGGTGATATGCTTAAAGGTGTGAAATTCTACAAGAACATTGCAATAACAGAGTCGATAGTGATGAGATCGAGAACAAGAACAATTAGAAGAATTATTGCACAACATAACCTGAATTACAAGACTATACCTCTCAAGAGTTCAGGCGAAATAAGGTACATCAATGGAATAAGGAAATGA
- the crcB gene encoding fluoride efflux transporter CrcB: MLMVGAGGFIGAILRYSVSLYMAKISQFDIPLGTLLVNALGGFLIGTIMEFSISTELISPELRLFLTTGIFGGFTTFSTFSYETVALLSDRAYMLGFLNVVLNLFLSIFGVVLGRLVVYIVI; the protein is encoded by the coding sequence GTGTTAATGGTTGGTGCTGGCGGATTTATCGGGGCTATACTTCGCTATTCTGTGTCTTTATATATGGCTAAAATAAGTCAATTCGATATACCACTGGGCACACTCTTAGTTAATGCGTTGGGCGGATTTTTGATAGGTACGATTATGGAGTTCAGTATATCAACAGAGTTGATTTCTCCAGAATTGAGGTTATTCTTAACCACAGGTATATTCGGCGGGTTCACAACGTTCTCCACATTTAGCTATGAAACGGTTGCATTGCTATCAGATCGTGCGTATATGCTTGGTTTTTTGAACGTGGTTTTGAATTTGTTTCTGAGTATATTTGGCGTAGTACTCGGAAGGTTAGTTGTTTACATAGTCATTTAG
- a CDS encoding DUF190 domain-containing protein yields MKLEGHGKLLRIFIGESDKWHGEPLYHAIVKKAKEFGLAGATVIRGIESFGANSRVHTTLSEILSQDLPIIIEIVDKEEKLNEFIRMIDHMITEGLVIMMHDVEIIKYVKSQ; encoded by the coding sequence GTGAAATTAGAAGGACACGGTAAATTGCTTAGAATATTCATCGGCGAATCAGATAAGTGGCACGGCGAACCTTTATATCACGCAATCGTCAAGAAGGCTAAGGAGTTCGGTCTTGCAGGTGCAACAGTAATACGCGGAATTGAGAGTTTTGGAGCTAACAGTAGGGTTCACACTACGCTCAGTGAAATTCTCTCACAAGACTTGCCGATAATCATAGAGATTGTTGATAAAGAGGAGAAACTTAATGAATTCATAAGAATGATTGACCACATGATAACAGAAGGGTTGGTAATAATGATGCACGATGTGGAGATAATAAAATATGTTAAATCGCAGTGA
- a CDS encoding GNAT family N-acetyltransferase has translation MADVLIREAQVSDADVVSSLILETGQSFLPLLFGPYVKVILGRLVKTPGTVYSVDNIYVLEVEKGKVVGMIVAFAGNTIMKRALKTGIALFRIMGFDLIRRLPSFRLVWMRNKISRDEFYVSNIAVSREYRGMGYGKRLMEFAEELAKKNNFKKISLDVENTNKQAIDLYKKLGYIGKKVNRVTIRNQKFTFVRMEKALK, from the coding sequence ATGGCTGACGTGCTTATACGAGAGGCTCAGGTTTCTGACGCAGATGTTGTTTCAAGCTTAATATTGGAAACAGGGCAGTCTTTTCTACCGCTGCTTTTTGGACCATATGTGAAAGTAATCCTTGGCAGGTTAGTAAAAACACCCGGAACTGTATACTCGGTTGATAATATCTATGTCCTCGAGGTAGAAAAAGGGAAAGTCGTCGGAATGATAGTAGCATTTGCAGGAAATACAATAATGAAGAGAGCTCTCAAAACTGGTATTGCATTATTCAGAATCATGGGTTTTGACCTGATTAGAAGGCTTCCTTCGTTCAGGTTAGTGTGGATGCGCAATAAAATAAGCAGAGACGAATTTTATGTATCAAATATAGCCGTCAGCAGGGAATATCGAGGTATGGGATACGGCAAAAGACTGATGGAATTTGCTGAAGAACTTGCAAAGAAAAATAATTTTAAGAAAATCTCGCTCGATGTTGAGAATACGAACAAACAGGCGATAGATCTTTATAAGAAACTTGGGTACATCGGCAAGAAGGTGAACAGAGTAACGATTAGAAATCAAAAATTCACTTTTGTGAGAATGGAAAAGGCGTTAAAATAA
- the yqeH gene encoding ribosome biogenesis GTPase YqeH has protein sequence MTNNQGASMTHRDTKKSECPGCGAEIQFEHPGKPGFIPYEVYEKRLKEGKEIICQRCFKLKNYGMFTSEADEDQIMDFLMKVLKKFKNVMYVFDVFDFEGTFRPEIIELLEKNNVIFVANKFDTLPKTVGANQLKQWLIKRINVPNAQIYITSTKNRFGISKLKKDLERLTGSILVLGVTNVGKSSILKSITESSVTVSPYPGTTIGLVEHKIGKLKIFDAPGIVVGDRMIELFDPECQSKILAKGEVTRKTFKPYPEEMIFIGGLCKLNAVYVPDETLRPIFQIYAPENVAFHKTKNENFINNYSKYFGKVLVPPCGKFDVSILNFKEEEIVVDENQELSISGFCWINVKRGPVKFKLTLPQDVNVYVREALMQPKRKFNKI, from the coding sequence ATGACAAATAATCAAGGTGCTTCCATGACTCATAGAGACACCAAAAAAAGCGAATGTCCTGGATGTGGAGCGGAGATTCAGTTTGAGCATCCAGGAAAACCAGGTTTTATTCCTTACGAAGTATACGAAAAGCGCTTAAAAGAAGGAAAGGAAATAATTTGCCAAAGGTGTTTTAAGTTGAAAAACTACGGGATGTTCACAAGCGAAGCAGACGAAGACCAAATCATGGATTTCTTGATGAAAGTGTTAAAGAAATTCAAAAATGTAATGTACGTTTTTGATGTATTTGATTTCGAAGGCACTTTCAGACCTGAAATTATTGAGCTTTTGGAAAAAAACAATGTGATTTTTGTTGCTAATAAGTTCGATACACTCCCCAAAACCGTTGGCGCAAATCAGTTGAAGCAGTGGCTTATTAAACGCATAAACGTACCGAATGCGCAAATATACATAACAAGCACAAAGAATAGATTCGGGATTAGTAAGTTGAAAAAAGATTTGGAAAGGCTCACGGGCAGTATCTTAGTTCTTGGCGTGACAAATGTTGGGAAATCTTCTATATTGAAAAGTATAACAGAATCATCCGTTACTGTATCTCCTTATCCAGGCACGACTATAGGGCTTGTGGAACACAAAATTGGAAAACTTAAAATTTTTGACGCGCCAGGAATTGTTGTAGGTGACAGGATGATAGAGCTGTTTGATCCCGAATGTCAATCAAAAATCCTCGCTAAAGGCGAAGTCACGCGAAAAACGTTTAAACCTTATCCTGAAGAAATGATCTTCATCGGCGGACTTTGTAAATTGAACGCGGTTTACGTCCCCGACGAAACTCTTAGGCCAATTTTCCAGATATACGCTCCTGAAAATGTAGCGTTCCACAAAACTAAGAACGAGAACTTTATAAACAATTATTCAAAATATTTTGGAAAAGTTCTTGTTCCTCCGTGTGGTAAATTCGATGTCTCAATCCTGAACTTCAAGGAAGAAGAGATAGTTGTCGATGAAAATCAGGAACTATCGATATCTGGGTTCTGTTGGATAAATGTTAAGAGAGGCCCTGTAAAATTCAAACTCACATTACCCCAAGATGTGAATGTGTACGTAAGGGAAGCATTAATGCAACCGAAAAGGAAATTTAATAAAATTTAA
- the pduL gene encoding phosphate propanoyltransferase — protein sequence MKKKELPIVAGVSNRHVHLSKEDVEILFGKGYQLTPIKDLGQPGQFACKETVIIVGPKGAIENVRVLGPERKETQVEISLTDAFKLGVMPPVRDSGDIEGTPGIVIVGPKGTVVKDKGVILAKRHIHMHTADAEKFGVKDKDIVKVVVEKGDRRLIFDDVLIRVSEKFALEFHVDTDEANAAMLKTGDYVYILEE from the coding sequence ATGAAAAAGAAGGAGTTACCGATTGTTGCAGGTGTTAGCAACAGACATGTTCACCTTTCTAAAGAAGACGTTGAAATACTTTTTGGAAAGGGTTACCAACTTACACCGATTAAAGACCTTGGTCAACCCGGGCAATTTGCTTGTAAAGAAACAGTTATTATTGTTGGCCCAAAGGGCGCTATCGAAAATGTTAGGGTACTTGGACCAGAGAGAAAAGAAACACAAGTTGAGATTTCTCTCACAGACGCATTTAAACTCGGCGTGATGCCACCGGTAAGAGATAGTGGAGATATTGAAGGCACACCTGGAATCGTTATAGTTGGTCCAAAAGGAACGGTTGTAAAAGATAAGGGCGTAATTTTAGCAAAAAGGCACATCCACATGCACACAGCAGACGCAGAGAAATTTGGCGTTAAAGATAAAGATATCGTTAAAGTCGTCGTTGAAAAAGGAGATAGGAGATTGATATTCGATGACGTTCTTATAAGGGTAAGCGAGAAATTCGCCCTTGAATTTCATGTTGATACGGATGAAGCAAATGCTGCTATGTTGAAAACAGGTGACTACGTATATATACTTGAGGAGTGA
- a CDS encoding sulfur transfer protein involved in thiamine biosynthesis codes for MKVFYEYQTFEFNESLRGYELLKRLGLNPEEHLIIVEDELYTEDRVIRKDKEVKIVKVTSSG; via the coding sequence GTGAAAGTCTTTTACGAATATCAGACATTCGAATTTAATGAATCTCTTAGAGGTTACGAGCTTTTAAAGAGATTGGGACTGAATCCAGAGGAACATTTAATAATTGTTGAAGACGAACTTTATACTGAAGATCGCGTAATTAGAAAGGACAAGGAAGTGAAAATAGTAAAAGTAACGAGTAGTGGGTAA
- a CDS encoding HD-GYP domain-containing protein gives MTLHFFLTTAIILSISLNIILLFRLRKKRKQLLKYSSQLQKFRDLSTKLRDIVVQREETFYKNLHELSIGFLKNVKKSYLITFDGEYGQVVSALGDTSAKEKKVRKIDLPYSVERVYLVEKDKLSAIFEPSLDTSVTSDTSSKKILVTDIHIGGELKGKLLIERDEPFVSDEIDTIKSLSGFLTSFMATHSYVTSQGKFQKDMILTIIRILEYHDPYTKGHSKNVANLASLLAEKLGLSDELIRKTYWAALVHDIGKIVIPSTILNKEGKLTIEEFEIIKKHPVYGHDFLSTSADLRELARYVYHHHERWDGKGYPSGLSGEDIPLISRIIAVVDAWDAMRSSRPYRKGLSKEEALKELIEHSGIQFDPNIVRTFVKLIREHLVD, from the coding sequence GTGACTTTGCATTTTTTTCTTACAACAGCTATAATTTTATCCATATCCTTGAATATAATTTTACTCTTTAGACTTCGAAAGAAAAGAAAGCAGCTTTTAAAGTACTCCTCTCAGCTGCAAAAGTTTCGAGATCTCTCTACAAAACTTAGAGACATCGTTGTGCAGCGAGAGGAGACTTTTTACAAAAATCTTCACGAATTGTCGATTGGTTTTCTTAAGAATGTTAAGAAAAGCTATTTAATAACCTTTGACGGCGAATACGGACAAGTCGTATCAGCTCTTGGCGACACCTCAGCAAAAGAAAAAAAAGTTAGAAAGATAGATCTACCGTACTCTGTCGAAAGGGTTTATTTGGTTGAAAAGGATAAACTTTCTGCGATTTTTGAGCCTTCGCTCGATACATCAGTTACTTCAGATACTTCTTCTAAAAAAATCCTCGTGACAGATATACATATAGGAGGAGAACTAAAAGGTAAGCTCTTAATTGAACGCGATGAACCGTTTGTTTCAGATGAGATCGACACAATTAAGAGTTTAAGCGGTTTTCTAACATCATTTATGGCAACACATAGCTATGTGACCAGCCAAGGTAAGTTCCAAAAGGACATGATTTTGACAATAATTAGAATTTTGGAATACCATGATCCATATACGAAAGGACACTCTAAGAACGTTGCAAATCTTGCTTCACTATTGGCAGAGAAATTGGGACTGTCCGATGAATTAATAAGAAAAACTTATTGGGCAGCTTTAGTGCACGACATAGGAAAGATTGTCATTCCGTCAACGATACTTAACAAGGAAGGAAAACTCACGATCGAAGAATTTGAAATAATTAAAAAACACCCTGTTTATGGCCATGATTTTCTCTCAACATCTGCTGACTTGAGAGAACTTGCAAGATACGTGTACCACCACCATGAACGTTGGGATGGCAAAGGTTATCCATCAGGACTTTCAGGTGAAGACATACCGCTCATTTCGCGAATCATAGCAGTGGTAGACGCTTGGGATGCTATGAGAAGCAGTAGGCCATATCGAAAGGGGCTAAGTAAAGAAGAGGCTTTGAAAGAATTGATTGAACATTCTGGGATTCAATTCGATCCAAATATAGTGAGGACGTTTGTAAAGCTCATCAGAGAGCATTTGGTAGATTAG